One genomic region from Pyrobaculum islandicum DSM 4184 encodes:
- a CDS encoding DUF357 domain-containing protein: MDRVAIYIRNLEEALNSLILRDQAYKYIVDLAQAYLKDSKYYYSIGDRETALATVSYAEGLLDALKLIGIADFVWKKPSEIKNNKVVMVAGTFEILHPGHLLYLREAWKLGYVTAVVSSDENAERTKKRKIIIPQQQRAEILSSIYYVHKTVEGKPGNIFDIFYEVKPDIVLLGPNQNISEDVVKQEAKKRGVDVEIIRLPELYKCELCSTTKIIEKIIASFSQCR, from the coding sequence GTGGATAGAGTTGCTATATATATTAGAAATCTCGAAGAGGCACTAAACAGTCTCATATTAAGAGACCAAGCGTATAAGTATATTGTGGATTTAGCACAGGCTTATCTCAAAGACTCAAAATATTACTACTCTATAGGCGATAGAGAAACTGCCCTGGCAACTGTATCTTATGCAGAGGGGCTCCTAGACGCGTTAAAACTAATTGGAATTGCTGACTTTGTATGGAAAAAGCCCAGCGAGATTAAGAACAATAAAGTTGTAATGGTTGCAGGTACATTTGAGATCTTACATCCTGGACATCTTCTGTATTTAAGAGAGGCTTGGAAATTAGGCTACGTCACCGCAGTTGTATCTTCAGATGAAAACGCAGAAAGGACAAAGAAACGTAAGATTATAATTCCACAGCAGCAAAGGGCGGAGATTCTCTCATCGATATACTACGTCCATAAGACAGTTGAGGGTAAACCTGGTAACATCTTTGACATTTTTTATGAAGTAAAGCCAGACATAGTTCTCCTAGGGCCTAACCAGAACATATCTGAAGATGTTGTTAAGCAAGAGGCGAAAAAGAGAGGCGTAGACGTGGAGATTATTCGTCTGCCAGAGTTGTATAAGTGCGAATTATGTAGTACAACAAAAATTATCGAGAAGATAATAGCCTCGTTTTCTCAATGCCGTTAA
- a CDS encoding endonuclease V, producing MPLNTEAAKRIQEVLANNIVFSPLPPPETVAGLDVAYSGDLAYGVAVVVQLSTLQVIDIACAIVKSVVPYIPTFLAFRELTPMLRAYIKLRVKPDVILVDGHGIAHPRKFGIASHIGVVLKKPTVGVAKSRLYGEEQRDVVTDPLTGEVIAKVVRCGGKKYVSVGSYITLEDAVKLVEKLCINKDVYPLRLAHNMSQKLKQKKPHVFDQWGEAPVSSEECT from the coding sequence ATGCCGTTAAATACAGAGGCCGCCAAGAGAATACAGGAGGTTTTGGCTAATAATATAGTGTTTTCTCCACTTCCACCGCCAGAGACCGTCGCTGGACTAGATGTGGCCTACAGTGGAGATCTTGCATATGGAGTTGCAGTAGTGGTCCAACTTTCAACTCTTCAAGTTATAGACATTGCATGCGCAATAGTAAAAAGCGTAGTCCCATATATCCCAACGTTTCTCGCATTTAGAGAGCTCACGCCCATGTTAAGAGCTTATATCAAGCTCAGAGTAAAGCCGGATGTAATACTCGTAGACGGACACGGCATAGCTCATCCAAGAAAATTTGGCATTGCGTCACATATAGGAGTAGTATTGAAAAAGCCAACTGTCGGAGTCGCAAAATCTAGGCTCTACGGAGAGGAGCAGAGAGATGTTGTGACGGATCCATTAACAGGCGAAGTTATCGCAAAGGTCGTTCGATGCGGGGGTAAGAAATACGTCTCGGTAGGCTCCTATATTACGCTTGAGGATGCGGTAAAACTTGTAGAAAAGTTGTGTATAAACAAAGATGTATATCCTCTTAGATTGGCCCATAACATGTCGCAAAAGTTAAAACAGAAGAAGCCGCATGTCTTTGATCAGTGGGGTGAGGCACCTGTTAGCTCCGAAGAATGTACTTAG
- a CDS encoding zinc finger domain-containing protein yields MSIRGAKFHGPSPPSDTVTNWVLAPLERGVIFACPNCGKTTIIRSARSRKLGVPYRCPECGFVGP; encoded by the coding sequence ATGTCAATTAGAGGCGCAAAGTTTCACGGACCCTCGCCGCCTTCTGATACAGTAACAAATTGGGTACTTGCGCCGTTAGAGAGAGGAGTTATTTTTGCATGTCCTAACTGTGGAAAAACAACCATAATACGTAGCGCAAGGTCGCGTAAGTTGGGCGTGCCATACCGCTGTCCGGAGTGCGGATTTGTAGGCCCCTAG
- a CDS encoding elongation factor 1-beta, which produces MSAEVALVYRVLPESVEVDIEKLKNAVVNKLAPKYKVDKVEVEDVGFGIKALRFFIRMPESDEYSSDEVEELLRSVEGVGSYELEYFSRLSF; this is translated from the coding sequence ATGTCTGCAGAAGTGGCGTTAGTATATAGAGTACTCCCAGAAAGCGTTGAAGTAGATATAGAGAAGTTGAAAAACGCTGTTGTAAACAAATTGGCGCCTAAATATAAAGTTGATAAAGTAGAGGTAGAAGATGTGGGATTTGGTATAAAAGCTCTTAGATTTTTCATTAGAATGCCTGAGTCTGACGAATATAGCTCCGACGAAGTAGAAGAGCTTCTACGATCCGTAGAAGGCGTAGGAAGTTACGAACTTGAATATTTCTCAAGACTTAGTTTTTAG